Proteins encoded together in one uncultured Desulfosarcina sp. window:
- a CDS encoding VOC family protein, whose amino-acid sequence MTLPSAVNRANTILYAKRWKASVAFYRDCLGLEVVFRNDWFVEFRLTPTAYLSVADQSRTTMASGNGKGITLSFRIDDLQAAHRAFIKDGLVPTAIRAQVMGADVFYLTDPEGNRIEFWSPG is encoded by the coding sequence ATGACCTTGCCTTCGGCTGTCAACAGGGCGAACACGATTCTTTACGCCAAGCGCTGGAAGGCGTCCGTGGCCTTTTATCGTGATTGCCTCGGGCTTGAGGTCGTTTTTCGAAACGATTGGTTCGTTGAGTTTCGTCTGACCCCAACCGCATATTTAAGCGTCGCGGACCAATCCCGGACAACGATGGCAAGCGGGAATGGAAAAGGCATCACCTTGTCGTTTCGGATAGATGATCTGCAAGCCGCCCATCGCGCGTTTATCAAAGACGGACTGGTACCGACGGCGATCCGTGCTCAAGTGATGGGAGCCGATGTGTTCTACCTGACTGACCCGGAGGGCAACCGCATCGAATTCTGGAGCCCCGGCTGA
- a CDS encoding NAD(P) transhydrogenase subunit alpha has protein sequence MRIGIPKEILSEEKRVAATPETVMKYIELGFEVAVEASAGEGISISDEEYRMAGADIIADTVRLFKESDIVLKVKQPVFNQKLDSHEVNMLRDDSLLITFLHPAAPENHDIVKRLRDKNITALTMDGIPRISRAQRMDALSSMSTVTGYKSVIMAANKLPTFIPMIGTAIGTIKPATFLIVGTGVVGLQAIATAKRLGGVVKAVDIRKDACTEAESLGAKVVDFDIPQELAIGKGGYAKALEKEWIEIEQRAIAPHLEGADVVILSALVPGEVAPILVTEDMVSSMKPGSVIMDVSVDQGGNCEATEPGRFSRRLGVHISGIQNIPGRMAVHASWLYANNMFHYVDNLFKNGVETLDLEDEIVNSSLVTHHGTIHHEGALKAMRTNLSN, from the coding sequence ATGCGAATCGGAATCCCGAAAGAAATCTTGTCCGAAGAAAAAAGAGTCGCCGCCACACCGGAAACCGTAATGAAATACATTGAACTGGGATTCGAGGTGGCCGTCGAAGCATCGGCAGGAGAAGGCATTTCCATCAGCGATGAAGAATACAGGATGGCCGGGGCGGACATTATCGCCGACACGGTGCGCCTGTTTAAAGAATCCGACATCGTTCTGAAAGTCAAGCAGCCGGTATTCAATCAGAAACTGGATAGCCATGAAGTCAATATGCTGCGAGACGACAGCCTCCTGATCACCTTTCTCCACCCGGCAGCACCCGAAAATCACGATATCGTGAAGCGGCTTCGGGACAAAAACATCACCGCCCTGACCATGGATGGCATCCCGCGCATTTCGCGTGCGCAGCGTATGGATGCCCTCTCTTCCATGAGCACCGTCACCGGATATAAATCGGTGATCATGGCGGCAAACAAATTGCCCACCTTTATCCCCATGATCGGCACGGCCATCGGAACCATAAAACCGGCGACATTTCTCATCGTCGGTACCGGCGTAGTGGGCCTTCAGGCGATTGCCACAGCCAAACGGCTCGGCGGGGTGGTCAAGGCCGTCGATATCCGCAAGGATGCCTGCACCGAGGCGGAAAGCCTGGGCGCCAAGGTGGTGGATTTCGACATCCCACAGGAACTGGCTATCGGAAAGGGAGGCTACGCAAAGGCTTTAGAGAAAGAGTGGATCGAGATCGAACAGCGTGCCATTGCCCCCCACCTGGAGGGCGCCGATGTGGTTATCTTGAGCGCATTGGTCCCGGGAGAAGTCGCACCGATCCTGGTTACGGAAGACATGGTATCCAGCATGAAACCCGGCTCGGTGATTATGGATGTCTCCGTGGACCAGGGGGGGAACTGCGAGGCCACGGAACCGGGGCGGTTCAGCCGGCGGCTGGGCGTGCATATCTCGGGCATACAGAACATCCCCGGCAGGATGGCCGTCCATGCCAGTTGGCTGTATGCCAACAACATGTTTCACTACGTTGACAACCTCTTCAAAAACGGCGTCGAAACGCTTGACCTCGAAGACGAGATTGTCAACAGTTCTCTGGTCACCCACCATGGCACCATTCATCACGAAGGCGCCCTGAAGGCCATGCGGACGAATCTCTCCAATTGA
- a CDS encoding cyclic nucleotide-binding domain-containing protein has product MIESKYLKENIENIQRLMSISALRHFETRNLGKLLRLSKIRQYEDGEIIIQEGDMDPWLYFLLSGKIRVTKEDEEIGTISKKGEIFGEMRIIDDQSRSATVLAAGKTICLAVDTSAGNRLSTSDQKDERLDFLLLLYRIFAEYITYRLRLTNEELIRAKKEVRRLGGTPDPDTEPDDDIDLDQLMKPV; this is encoded by the coding sequence ATGATCGAGTCCAAGTACCTGAAGGAAAACATCGAGAACATCCAGCGGCTCATGTCCATTTCCGCCCTAAGGCACTTCGAAACCCGCAATCTGGGAAAACTGCTGCGCCTCAGCAAAATCCGCCAGTACGAAGATGGTGAGATCATTATCCAGGAAGGGGATATGGACCCCTGGCTCTATTTTCTCCTGTCCGGAAAAATCCGGGTCACCAAAGAGGATGAGGAGATCGGAACCATCAGTAAAAAGGGCGAGATTTTCGGTGAGATGCGCATCATCGACGATCAGTCCCGCAGCGCCACCGTTCTGGCCGCAGGGAAAACCATCTGCCTGGCCGTGGACACTTCGGCCGGCAACCGACTCTCTACCTCTGACCAGAAGGACGAACGGCTGGACTTTCTGCTGCTGCTCTACCGCATCTTTGCCGAATACATCACCTACCGCCTGCGCCTGACCAACGAAGAACTGATCCGGGCCAAAAAGGAAGTGCGACGCTTGGGCGGCACGCCCGACCCGGACACGGAACCGGATGACGACATCGACCTGGATCAGCTGATGAAACCGGTCTGA
- a CDS encoding AAA family ATPase yields the protein MKRYVASQLLAWKDSSRRKPLVLRGARQVGKTWLVENVLAGTFNRFVKIDLEKRRDLHPYFDGSLEPQTLLKYLELAAGRIVPGETLLFFDEIQACPRAIMALRYFYEQLPDLHVVAAGSLLEFAFGEISVPVGRLQYLHVHPMTFYEYLLALGKEPAAEHSLSLPEKVPEPIQSTILDELRNYFFVGGMPEAVKSYRDTESMLSAFQVQSEIIESYRDDFAKYKPRTDPACLDAVFLNAAKKIGEQIKYTRLDEGHSGQMNRKAFDLLVKAKILNKIPSCDPSGLPLGATANPKKFKASVLDIGLLQRICQVPAPLEMQKNNLLAMYRGKLAEQFVAQELIAWHTSELFYWSRDARGSSAEVDYLAVKNGMIYPIEVKSGSSGTLRSLHLFLDKYPHCPRGIVLYSDTYSHLSDQKLLFLPLYCAAIVGDRRPGIL from the coding sequence ATGAAACGCTACGTCGCATCACAACTTCTTGCCTGGAAGGATTCATCCCGCCGGAAACCGTTGGTTCTCCGCGGTGCGCGCCAAGTCGGAAAAACCTGGCTTGTGGAAAACGTTCTCGCAGGCACCTTCAATCGTTTTGTGAAAATCGATCTTGAAAAACGCAGGGATCTGCATCCTTATTTTGACGGCTCTCTCGAACCTCAAACCTTGCTGAAATACTTGGAATTGGCTGCCGGGCGCATTGTTCCCGGCGAAACGCTGCTCTTTTTCGATGAAATCCAGGCTTGTCCCAGGGCAATCATGGCGCTGCGCTATTTTTACGAGCAGTTGCCCGACCTTCACGTCGTTGCCGCCGGTTCGCTGCTGGAGTTTGCCTTCGGCGAAATTTCTGTTCCCGTCGGACGCTTGCAATATCTGCATGTGCATCCGATGACCTTTTACGAGTACCTTCTGGCGCTGGGAAAAGAGCCGGCGGCGGAACATTCCCTTTCTCTGCCTGAAAAGGTTCCCGAACCCATCCAGTCAACAATTCTCGATGAACTGCGCAACTATTTCTTTGTGGGTGGCATGCCGGAGGCTGTCAAATCCTACCGCGACACGGAATCCATGCTGTCGGCCTTCCAGGTTCAATCGGAAATTATCGAATCGTATCGTGATGACTTCGCCAAGTATAAACCCCGTACCGATCCCGCATGCCTCGATGCGGTCTTTTTAAACGCCGCCAAAAAAATCGGGGAGCAAATCAAGTACACTCGCCTCGACGAGGGCCATTCGGGGCAAATGAACCGCAAGGCGTTCGATTTGCTTGTCAAAGCAAAAATATTGAACAAAATTCCTTCCTGTGATCCTTCCGGCTTGCCTTTGGGGGCAACGGCCAACCCAAAAAAATTCAAGGCATCGGTGTTGGACATCGGGCTGTTGCAAAGGATCTGTCAGGTACCGGCGCCACTGGAAATGCAGAAAAACAACCTGCTTGCCATGTATCGCGGCAAACTGGCCGAGCAGTTTGTTGCCCAGGAACTCATCGCCTGGCATACGTCCGAATTGTTCTACTGGTCGCGGGACGCGCGGGGCAGCAGTGCCGAAGTAGATTACCTGGCGGTAAAAAACGGCATGATTTATCCCATAGAAGTAAAATCCGGCTCCAGCGGGACCCTGCGCAGCCTCCATCTATTTCTCGATAAATACCCCCATTGCCCCCGGGGGATCGTACTTTACAGTGATACTTACAGCCATCTGTCCGACCAGAAACTTCTCTTTCTGCCGCTTTACTGTGCTGCAATTGTTGGGGACCGACGGCCGGGAATCCTCTGA
- a CDS encoding NAD(P) transhydrogenase subunit alpha, with product MPDPAGGYYCARNRGNPMLNLLLMMGVFAAAFIVGYLLISKVPALLHTPLMSMTNAISAVTILGAVILFSFPTTVSEKIFGGVAIVTATFNVVGGFAITDRMLRLFKEKRTISNVQAREFTADHGRVRKRPNDRFLSIW from the coding sequence ATGCCGGACCCCGCCGGTGGATATTACTGCGCGAGGAACAGAGGAAATCCGATGCTGAATTTACTTTTGATGATGGGCGTCTTCGCGGCGGCCTTTATCGTTGGCTACCTGTTGATATCCAAGGTGCCCGCATTGCTGCACACGCCATTGATGTCGATGACCAATGCCATCTCGGCCGTCACCATACTGGGAGCCGTGATTCTGTTTTCATTTCCGACGACCGTCTCTGAAAAAATCTTCGGCGGCGTGGCCATTGTAACGGCCACGTTCAATGTCGTCGGCGGTTTTGCCATTACGGACAGAATGCTGAGACTTTTCAAGGAAAAACGAACAATATCGAACGTACAAGCGAGAGAATTCACCGCTGATCACGGTAGGGTGCGCAAACGGCCGAACGATCGTTTTCTATCCATTTGGTGA
- a CDS encoding sigma 54-interacting transcriptional regulator, whose protein sequence is MTAERNLKRPKTKPAQGRRAATDDLCQTLSISTAPNALAERIKELNCLYGISNLFENQDVSLPWIMQRAVELIPAAWQFPENACARIRLDGQEYTTRNFKTTQWHQNTKIILNGQHVGDIDVYYCKIPQRCDASPFLEEEEHLLRAIGERLSKVLWLKRSEEALRESEERYRVLTEQVDEGVALVQDNRFCYVNPAFCKLFHVSMAEDLLNRRVTNLRAGNTAEIVKSYRSVGGDKVGARIEEVIQFSRSGRVAWIQVCHSPIAFRGRPALLSTFKDITEIKEQQMAAQRMADLLDSENRVLRSSLKERYRLGDILGRSAAMQGVYELILKAAATDASVAIFGESGSGKELVAHAVHNHGARKKHRFVAVNCGAVQESLFEREFFGHRKGAFSGAHADAPGYLDMADGGTLFLDEVGDLTVGMQAKLLRAIEGGGYRALGSTETKSADLRIISASNTPLENRVNSGHMRSDFFYRVQVIQIQLPPLRQRKQDIPLLVEHFLRRIKMPAGMDRVPGPIMDTLMEYEWPGNVRELRNVLQRFVTLGHLEFLSPQKLSNSLPLPVEMDLRSATQQLERSLISKALHRTGGNRTKAAKLLGISRRALFRKLPPA, encoded by the coding sequence ATGACAGCCGAGCGAAACCTGAAGAGGCCAAAAACAAAGCCGGCGCAGGGACGGAGGGCTGCCACAGACGATTTATGCCAAACGCTATCCATATCCACAGCGCCCAACGCCCTTGCCGAACGCATCAAGGAATTGAACTGCCTGTATGGCATCTCCAACCTTTTTGAGAACCAGGATGTTTCGCTGCCGTGGATTATGCAGCGTGCCGTTGAACTCATACCGGCGGCTTGGCAATTTCCTGAAAACGCCTGCGCCCGCATCCGATTGGACGGTCAGGAATACACCACCCGGAATTTCAAGACCACCCAATGGCACCAGAATACAAAAATCATCCTGAACGGCCAACATGTCGGGGATATAGACGTCTATTATTGCAAAATACCTCAGCGGTGCGACGCCAGTCCGTTTTTAGAGGAAGAAGAACACCTGTTGAGAGCGATCGGAGAACGGCTGAGCAAGGTGCTGTGGCTGAAACGCTCGGAGGAGGCGCTAAGAGAAAGTGAAGAACGCTATCGCGTGCTTACCGAGCAGGTGGACGAAGGGGTTGCCCTGGTCCAGGATAATCGCTTTTGTTATGTGAATCCGGCTTTCTGCAAATTGTTTCACGTATCGATGGCCGAAGACCTCCTGAATAGACGGGTAACGAATTTACGCGCTGGAAATACCGCTGAAATCGTAAAAAGCTATCGTTCCGTTGGCGGCGATAAGGTTGGGGCCAGAATCGAGGAGGTTATTCAGTTCTCCCGATCTGGGCGTGTCGCGTGGATACAGGTTTGCCACAGCCCCATTGCCTTCAGGGGGAGACCCGCATTGCTGTCGACCTTCAAGGATATCACCGAAATCAAAGAGCAGCAGATGGCTGCTCAACGAATGGCGGACCTGTTGGACAGCGAAAATCGCGTTCTACGGTCGTCACTCAAAGAGAGGTATCGGCTGGGTGACATCCTGGGTCGGTCAGCGGCCATGCAAGGTGTTTATGAACTGATTCTGAAGGCAGCCGCAACGGATGCGAGTGTTGCCATATTCGGTGAGTCCGGATCTGGAAAAGAACTGGTGGCTCATGCCGTTCACAATCACGGTGCGAGGAAAAAGCACAGATTCGTCGCCGTGAACTGCGGTGCCGTCCAGGAATCCCTGTTCGAACGAGAATTTTTCGGGCACCGTAAGGGCGCTTTTTCCGGTGCGCACGCAGACGCTCCGGGATATCTGGATATGGCCGATGGCGGAACATTGTTTCTGGATGAAGTTGGCGACCTGACCGTTGGCATGCAAGCCAAGCTGCTGCGAGCGATCGAAGGCGGTGGCTACAGGGCGCTGGGCAGCACAGAAACGAAGTCAGCCGATTTGCGCATCATATCGGCCTCCAATACGCCATTGGAAAATCGGGTCAACAGCGGCCATATGCGCAGCGATTTTTTTTATCGGGTTCAGGTGATCCAGATTCAATTACCGCCATTGCGCCAACGCAAGCAGGATATCCCTTTGCTGGTGGAGCACTTTCTGCGGCGGATCAAAATGCCTGCCGGCATGGATAGAGTTCCGGGACCGATCATGGATACGCTCATGGAATACGAATGGCCCGGCAACGTGCGTGAACTGCGCAATGTTCTCCAGCGGTTTGTAACCCTGGGCCACCTGGAATTCCTTTCCCCCCAAAAGCTGTCTAATTCCTTGCCGCTGCCGGTCGAGATGGATCTTCGGTCAGCCACACAACAACTGGAACGCAGCCTTATTTCAAAGGCGTTGCACCGAACCGGAGGCAACCGCACAAAAGCAGCAAAACTGCTGGGCATATCGCGAAGAGCACTGTTTCGAAAGCTCCCTCCCGCCTGA
- a CDS encoding cupin domain-containing protein produces MADQKTTPRGKAFNLQSDIDYADGSVVSKTLMKKEIGNITLFAFDQGQGLSEHTAPFDAVVHILDGKAEISIGGQPQIVNAGEMLVMPANIAHALHATERFKMLLVMIRGE; encoded by the coding sequence ATGGCCGATCAGAAGACAACACCAAGAGGAAAGGCTTTTAATTTACAAAGCGATATTGATTATGCTGACGGATCTGTCGTGAGCAAAACGTTGATGAAAAAGGAAATCGGCAACATCACACTGTTTGCCTTCGACCAGGGACAGGGGCTCAGCGAACACACCGCTCCTTTCGATGCTGTCGTCCATATCCTGGACGGAAAAGCGGAGATTTCGATTGGCGGCCAACCTCAAATCGTAAATGCCGGAGAAATGCTGGTCATGCCGGCCAATATTGCCCATGCGCTGCATGCCACGGAACGGTTTAAAATGCTGCTGGTTATGATTCGGGGAGAGTAA
- the purF gene encoding amidophosphoribosyltransferase: protein MNPSSTIDRNCFDEDKPREACGLFGAFGHPDAAKMCYFGLYALQHRGQESAGIAVVDDGLMDEYKGMGLVPDVFDMDILDRLNGSIAVGHVRYSTTGSSVVANAQPLVVRHRNRAYAVAHNGNLVNAHFIKAELEDAGSIFQTTMDSEVFLHLFVRNLHLGFEEALKASVARIKGAFSMILLTSRGELIGIKDPNGFRPLCLGKLNGSYILASETCALDLVQAEFVRELDPGEIVIISKDGVKSIHTNTPKQRSFCIFEFIYFARPDSTFFGHNVYLTRKAHGRQLAKESPVDADLVMPFPDSGVYAALGYSEASGIPFETGMIRNHYVGRTFIQPTQSMRDFGVRVKLNPIKELLKGKDIIIIEDSIIRGTTAKTRVKALRELGVKRVHLRVSGPAHRFPCHYGIDFSTKGELIAAKMSVDELGKHLGLDSLRYLSLEGLLTSTGFDNPTDHFCKACFDGCYPVQFDENLSKHCMETRSLK, encoded by the coding sequence ATGAACCCATCTTCGACCATCGACCGGAACTGTTTCGACGAAGACAAACCCCGTGAAGCCTGCGGCCTTTTCGGCGCGTTCGGCCATCCGGATGCGGCCAAAATGTGCTATTTCGGGTTGTACGCCCTTCAGCACCGGGGGCAGGAGAGCGCCGGTATCGCCGTGGTCGACGATGGCCTCATGGACGAATACAAGGGCATGGGACTGGTTCCGGATGTTTTCGATATGGACATCCTGGATCGCCTGAACGGTTCCATCGCCGTCGGTCACGTACGCTATTCCACCACGGGCAGCTCGGTGGTGGCCAACGCCCAGCCGCTAGTGGTGCGCCATCGCAACCGGGCCTATGCCGTGGCCCACAACGGCAACCTGGTCAATGCCCACTTCATCAAGGCGGAACTCGAGGATGCCGGATCGATCTTCCAGACCACCATGGACAGCGAGGTGTTCCTGCACCTGTTCGTCCGCAACCTTCACCTGGGATTCGAGGAAGCCCTGAAAGCGTCGGTGGCCCGCATCAAAGGGGCCTTTTCCATGATTCTGCTGACCAGCCGCGGGGAATTGATCGGCATCAAAGACCCCAACGGTTTTCGCCCGCTCTGCCTGGGCAAACTCAATGGATCCTACATTCTGGCGTCGGAAACCTGTGCCCTGGACCTGGTACAGGCCGAATTCGTGCGGGAGCTGGACCCGGGAGAGATCGTCATCATCAGCAAGGACGGCGTCAAAAGCATCCACACCAACACGCCGAAACAGCGCTCCTTCTGCATTTTCGAGTTTATCTATTTTGCCCGGCCGGACTCCACCTTTTTCGGCCATAACGTTTACCTGACCCGCAAGGCCCACGGCCGCCAGCTGGCCAAGGAGTCGCCGGTCGACGCCGACCTGGTCATGCCCTTTCCCGACTCGGGCGTGTATGCCGCCCTGGGCTATTCGGAGGCGTCCGGAATCCCCTTCGAAACGGGGATGATCCGCAACCACTATGTGGGCCGCACCTTCATCCAGCCCACCCAGAGCATGCGGGACTTCGGCGTACGTGTCAAACTCAATCCCATCAAGGAACTGCTCAAAGGCAAGGACATCATCATCATCGAGGATTCCATCATTCGCGGCACCACCGCCAAGACCCGGGTCAAGGCCCTGAGGGAACTGGGCGTCAAGCGGGTCCACCTGCGGGTCAGCGGGCCGGCCCACCGGTTCCCCTGCCATTACGGCATCGATTTTTCCACCAAGGGAGAGTTGATCGCCGCCAAAATGAGCGTGGATGAACTCGGCAAGCACCTGGGCCTGGACTCCCTGCGCTACCTGAGCCTCGAAGGGCTGCTCACTTCTACGGGTTTCGACAACCCCACCGACCATTTCTGCAAGGCCTGCTTCGATGGCTGCTATCCGGTCCAGTTCGACGAAAACCTGTCCAAGCACTGCATGGAGACCCGATCATTGAAATAG
- a CDS encoding radical SAM protein, whose product MRKTVAFSRRSANVFFHILTRCNLHCRHCYINPEQHGRRTLDIDTIEKWLTLFAERHAQANVIFLGGEPTMHPELAQAVRSARSLAYGSVTIDTNGYLFHDILDRVTPQEVDFFSFSLDGPDPSVNDPLRGEGSFEKCTAGIAAAKARGFAVSLIYTVSQANIDHLAAMPPLLESLGIDRFFIQVIGVRGQWTEDSRQRETLAQVGRDTWLEVIPKVAEESARRGMIATFPKVFLDPGETFECAGLVADNYFIFPNGRVYRCPLCEDYPLHGLEIRENRLVDAPRVNETDLFPLTIPEGCVMNRIIQPRNLPPAQGGELPYKIACCMLKEEISP is encoded by the coding sequence ATGCGGAAAACCGTAGCTTTCAGCCGCCGTTCGGCCAATGTTTTTTTTCATATCCTCACCCGCTGCAACCTGCATTGCCGCCACTGCTACATCAACCCCGAACAGCACGGCCGCCGCACCCTGGACATCGACACCATCGAAAAGTGGCTGACGCTATTCGCCGAACGGCACGCCCAGGCCAATGTCATCTTTCTGGGCGGCGAACCGACGATGCACCCCGAGCTTGCCCAGGCCGTTCGAAGCGCCCGTTCGCTTGCCTACGGATCGGTGACCATCGACACCAACGGGTATCTTTTCCACGATATTCTGGACCGGGTGACCCCGCAGGAAGTGGATTTTTTCAGTTTCAGCCTGGATGGCCCCGACCCCTCGGTCAACGATCCGCTGCGCGGTGAAGGCAGCTTCGAGAAATGCACGGCGGGCATCGCGGCCGCCAAAGCCCGCGGGTTCGCCGTCAGCCTGATCTATACGGTCAGCCAGGCCAATATCGACCACCTGGCCGCCATGCCCCCCCTGCTGGAATCGTTGGGGATCGACCGTTTTTTTATCCAGGTGATCGGCGTTCGGGGGCAGTGGACCGAAGACTCCCGTCAGCGGGAAACGCTGGCCCAGGTGGGCCGGGACACCTGGCTGGAGGTGATTCCCAAGGTGGCCGAGGAGAGCGCCCGGCGGGGGATGATCGCCACCTTTCCCAAGGTCTTCCTCGATCCCGGCGAGACCTTCGAATGCGCCGGACTGGTGGCCGACAACTACTTTATCTTTCCCAACGGCCGGGTTTACCGCTGCCCCTTGTGCGAAGATTACCCCCTGCACGGCCTGGAGATCCGGGAAAACCGCCTGGTGGACGCCCCCAGAGTCAACGAGACGGATTTGTTCCCGCTGACGATTCCCGAAGGGTGCGTCATGAACCGCATCATCCAGCCCCGCAACCTGCCTCCGGCCCAAGGCGGCGAACTGCCTTATAAGATTGCCTGCTGTATGCTCAAAGAAGAGATTTCTCCGTAG
- a CDS encoding NAD(P)(+) transhydrogenase (Re/Si-specific) subunit beta → MTLTIDFSVILILIAGIWQFRAPRQAKTGNLTAAFALMCAFFLVLYRNGILDAGVVILSLLGGAIAGYAVARAVSMIQIPAMVAFQHGAGGVAAFLVSLVELSRNSHALEPVSEISGLLGLTIGALTFSGSMVASAKLSNRMKQTQQILPGHQMLLLWNLGGLLFVGGLSFTITSELVWVVYLIQIMLAVLFGILFSIRIGGADMPVLISFLNATAGLAASFCGMVIGNQLLIAFGATVAASGSILTHVMCKAMNRNLFRVFFPGPAKTDRTVAQNASTVASPAPHVESHDPGKRNAPEPFTKAANIIEKACSIIIVPGYGMALARAQTEVAELANQLIALGKTVRYAIHPVAGRMPGHMNVLLAEVGVDYDMLVEMDAINPEFQSTDLVLVVGACDVVNPAAIDVEGTPISGMPILMAHQAKHVVCCNFDEKPGYSGVENPLYSNGNTILLTGDAKKTVQRVLDALTEKQSGETPADKTDQDSTSDAVLALSRAKKIVIIPGYGMALAKAQFDIVELGNILRQKGAQVDYAIHPVAGRMPGHMNVLLAEADVDYENLIEMDEANPGFAETDVAMIVGACDVVNPSAIQQEGTPISGMPILMAYEARTVIVCNMDKKPGYSGVENPLYDKENTIMLLGDARLTARRLIETFQAAGG, encoded by the coding sequence ATGACACTTACTATCGACTTTTCAGTTATTTTGATTCTGATCGCGGGTATATGGCAGTTCCGGGCGCCCCGCCAAGCAAAAACCGGTAACCTGACCGCGGCATTTGCGCTGATGTGCGCTTTTTTTTTGGTTCTATACCGCAACGGGATTCTGGACGCAGGTGTCGTTATCCTGTCTCTGCTGGGGGGAGCGATCGCCGGGTATGCGGTGGCACGTGCCGTCAGCATGATCCAGATCCCGGCCATGGTGGCCTTTCAACACGGTGCAGGTGGTGTGGCGGCTTTTCTTGTATCGCTGGTTGAATTGTCCCGCAACTCCCACGCGCTGGAACCGGTGAGCGAAATTTCGGGCTTGTTGGGATTGACCATCGGGGCGCTGACGTTCAGCGGCAGCATGGTGGCCTCTGCCAAATTATCCAACAGAATGAAGCAGACCCAGCAAATCCTGCCCGGTCATCAAATGCTGTTGTTGTGGAACCTTGGCGGCCTGCTTTTTGTTGGCGGATTATCCTTTACCATCACCTCAGAACTGGTGTGGGTTGTTTATTTGATCCAAATCATGCTTGCCGTTCTTTTCGGCATCTTGTTTTCGATCCGTATTGGCGGCGCCGACATGCCGGTGCTGATTTCCTTTCTCAACGCGACCGCAGGCCTGGCGGCTTCTTTTTGCGGGATGGTGATCGGAAATCAGCTGCTGATCGCTTTCGGCGCGACGGTAGCGGCTTCGGGCTCCATTCTCACCCATGTGATGTGCAAAGCAATGAATCGAAACCTTTTCAGGGTTTTTTTCCCCGGACCGGCCAAAACAGATCGAACGGTGGCCCAAAACGCATCGACTGTTGCGTCTCCAGCACCACACGTCGAGAGCCACGATCCTGGAAAACGAAATGCTCCAGAACCGTTCACAAAGGCTGCAAACATCATCGAAAAGGCCTGCTCTATCATCATTGTTCCCGGCTACGGCATGGCTCTGGCCAGGGCACAAACGGAAGTCGCCGAACTCGCTAATCAATTGATCGCCCTTGGAAAAACCGTTCGCTACGCCATTCACCCGGTAGCCGGACGCATGCCCGGGCACATGAATGTCCTGCTGGCCGAAGTCGGCGTCGACTATGACATGCTGGTGGAAATGGACGCCATCAACCCCGAGTTTCAGTCCACCGATCTGGTGCTGGTTGTCGGAGCCTGCGATGTAGTCAATCCCGCGGCCATCGACGTCGAGGGGACCCCGATATCCGGCATGCCGATCCTGATGGCCCACCAGGCCAAGCATGTGGTTTGCTGCAATTTTGACGAAAAACCCGGTTATTCCGGGGTTGAAAATCCGCTTTATTCCAACGGCAACACGATTTTGCTGACGGGAGACGCCAAGAAAACGGTCCAACGCGTCCTGGACGCCTTGACTGAAAAACAGTCCGGTGAGACGCCTGCCGATAAAACCGATCAGGATAGCACCTCCGACGCCGTCCTGGCGCTTTCTCGAGCAAAAAAAATCGTCATCATTCCGGGGTACGGTATGGCGCTGGCCAAGGCCCAATTCGATATTGTGGAACTGGGCAATATTTTGCGGCAAAAAGGCGCACAGGTGGATTACGCGATCCATCCGGTTGCCGGCCGCATGCCCGGGCACATGAACGTGCTCCTGGCCGAGGCCGACGTCGATTACGAAAACCTGATCGAAATGGATGAGGCCAACCCCGGATTTGCCGAAACGGATGTGGCCATGATCGTCGGTGCCTGCGATGTCGTCAATCCATCAGCCATCCAGCAGGAGGGGACCCCGATATCCGGTATGCCGATCCTGATGGCCTACGAGGCCAGAACGGTGATTGTCTGCAATATGGACAAAAAGCCCGGCTATTCGGGTGTCGAGAATCCGCTTTACGACAAAGAGAATACCATCATGCTGCTCGGGGATGCCCGGCTGACGGCCAGAAGGCTGATCGAAACATTCCAGGCAGCGGGAGGGTGA